CCGGATACTCCAGAAAACGGGCCGGTTTGGTGCCTTCCGGGCTTTGGCCTCTAAGCCGTTCTCTTGGATCGGGTTTTTCTGATCGGTCGGGACGGCTCTGGCGGCAGCCTTCAAAGTCCCGCCATACAGAGAGAAATCCCCGCATTCCGCCGTCTCCCACGTCGCTGCGCCCTTGACGCGGGAAGAGAATCGGGACTCGCGCGCCACAAGCGCGTCGAGAGACTTTCACGGCCAAGCCAAAGCAAAAAGGCCCGGCAGAGCCGGGCCTTCAAGATCAGTCAGTCTACTTGATTGATCTAGATCAAGCGCTGAGCTTCTTCACGCGGGCGGCAAGGCGGGAGACCTTGCGCGACGCGGTGTTCTTGTGAATGACGCCCTTGGTGACGGCGCGCATGATCTCCGGCTCGGCCGCCTTGAACGCGGCGGAAGCGGCGGTGGCGTCGCCGGTGGCGAGCGCGTCCTCAAGCTTGCGCAGGTAGGTGCGCACGCGGGAACGGCGCGAGCGGTTAACTTCGGTGCGGCGCTCGATCTTGCGCACCGCCTTTTTGGCGGAAGGCGTATTGGCCATCGGCCGTCCTTGCTGGTTCGCGCCCGGCGGCACGGCCATCTGGCCACTTCGCGTCGCGCATGAATGAGTGAACAAGCCGGCAGCCCATGCCGCCAGCTAGGTGGCGGGCTTATACGGTCGCGCGGCGTCCGCGTCAACACGTTGTGCGGAAAAGTCCTGCAAGCGTGGCGCCGTGGCGGCTTTACGGAACCCGCCGGCATCGCGTATGTGCTGCGCGCACTCTATATATGGCATGCCGGCAGGATGGCATGTCGGCAGCGCGAGGCTGAGGCCGGCGCGGCGCATCAAGGCGGGGGTTCGGCATGAGCGATGTGACGGTGACCGATCGTCCGGTGAACGACAGCCTGGTGACGGTCTTCGGCGGCTCCGGCTTTCTCGGCCGGCATGTGGTGCGGGCGCTGGCCATGCGCGGCTATCGCGTGCGCGTGGCGGTGCGTCGGCCGGAGCTGGCCGGCTTCCTCCAGCCGTTGGGCTTCGTTGGCCAGATCCAGATCTCCCAGGCCAATGTGCGCTATCCCGAGAGCGTCGCCCGCGCGGTCGATGGCGCCGAGGCGGTGGTGAACCTCGTGGGCGTGCTGGCCGAGGGCGGCCGGCAGTCCTTCGACGCGGTGCATGCCTTCGGCGCTCGCGCCGTGGCGGCGGCGACCGCGGCCCAGGGTGTGCCGCTGGTGCATCTCTCGGCCATCGGCGCCGATGCCAATTCCCCCTCCGGCTACGGCCGCAGCAAGGCCGCCGGCGAGGCTGCGGTGCGCGCCGCGGTCCCCGATGCGGTGATCTTCCGCCCCTCCGTGGTGTTCGGGCAGGAGGACGAGTTCTTCAACCGCTTCGCCGCCATGGCGCGCCTGTCCCCGGCGCTGCCGCTGATCGGCGGTGGGGTGACGAAGTTCCAGCCGGTGTTTGCCGGCGATGTGGCGGCGGCCGTGCTCGCCGCAGTCGATGGCAAGGCCAAGGCCGGCACTACCTATGAGCTGGGCGGCCCCGAGGTGCGCACTTTCCGGGAGCTGATGGAGCTGATGCTCGCTGAGATCTGCGCCAAGCGGGTTCTGGTGGACCTGCCGTTCGGCCTCGCGACGCTGATGGCCAAGCTGACCCAGTGGGCCCCCGGCGCGCCGCTCACCGTCGATCAGGTCGAGATGCTGCGCTCCGACAATGTGGTGTCGCAGGCTGCGATCGCCGAAGGCCGGACCCTCGCCGGCCTCGGCCTGACCCCCACCTCCCTCGCCGTGGTGCTGCCGACCTATCTCTGGCGGTTCCGCAAGGCGGGCCAGTTCACCCGCGTCGAGACCTGACCGGCGCGCCGGTCGCTCCCGACGCATCGCGCGGGGCCATCGCAATGGCGGCCCTCACCTCCACGGTGTGAAGGTTCACGACCGGCAGGCTTACCGCAGGTTCATCCATGGCTGGCGACGACAGGCGCTTCGAGATCAAGATCTGCGGCATCCGCACGGCGGAGGCCCTCGATGCCGCCCTTGAGGCGGGCGCCGATCTTGTCGGCTTCGTGCATTTTCCCAAGAGCCCGCGTCACCTCGCGCTGGCCGATGCACCGGCCCTCGTCGCCCGCGCCGCCGGTCGGGCGGGCAAGGTGGCGCTGCTGGTGGACCCGGACGACGCGCTGCTTCAGGCGGTGATCGCCGCCGTCTCGCCCGACATTCTCCAGCTGCACGGCCATGAGACGCCCGAGCGCGTCGCCGACATCCGCGCCCGCTTCGGCCTGCCGGTGATGAAAGCGCTGCCCGTGGCCCGCCGCGAGGACCTTGCCGTCCTGCCCGCCTACGCGGCGGTGGCGGACCGCATTCTGTTCGACGCCAAGCCCGATCCTGGCGCGCTTTTGCCCGGCGGCAACGGCCGGCCGTTCGACTGGGCGCTGGTCGCTGGCCTTGACGTCAACCGGCCTCTCATGCTTTCCGGTGGCCTTACCGCCGACAACGTGCCGCAGGCCCTCGGATTGGTCCGGATGGACGGCGTGGACGTATCGTCCGGCGTGGAGGACGCGCCCGGCGTGAAAAGTCCCGACAAGATCCGTGCCTTCGT
The nucleotide sequence above comes from Xanthobacter flavus. Encoded proteins:
- a CDS encoding complex I NDUFA9 subunit family protein, with the translated sequence MSDVTVTDRPVNDSLVTVFGGSGFLGRHVVRALAMRGYRVRVAVRRPELAGFLQPLGFVGQIQISQANVRYPESVARAVDGAEAVVNLVGVLAEGGRQSFDAVHAFGARAVAAATAAQGVPLVHLSAIGADANSPSGYGRSKAAGEAAVRAAVPDAVIFRPSVVFGQEDEFFNRFAAMARLSPALPLIGGGVTKFQPVFAGDVAAAVLAAVDGKAKAGTTYELGGPEVRTFRELMELMLAEICAKRVLVDLPFGLATLMAKLTQWAPGAPLTVDQVEMLRSDNVVSQAAIAEGRTLAGLGLTPTSLAVVLPTYLWRFRKAGQFTRVET
- a CDS encoding phosphoribosylanthranilate isomerase translates to MAGDDRRFEIKICGIRTAEALDAALEAGADLVGFVHFPKSPRHLALADAPALVARAAGRAGKVALLVDPDDALLQAVIAAVSPDILQLHGHETPERVADIRARFGLPVMKALPVARREDLAVLPAYAAVADRILFDAKPDPGALLPGGNGRPFDWALVAGLDVNRPLMLSGGLTADNVPQALGLVRMDGVDVSSGVEDAPGVKSPDKIRAFVAAARRAASTSSLQDPLSKARAS
- the rpsT gene encoding 30S ribosomal protein S20; this translates as MANTPSAKKAVRKIERRTEVNRSRRSRVRTYLRKLEDALATGDATAASAAFKAAEPEIMRAVTKGVIHKNTASRKVSRLAARVKKLSA